AATCCAGCGCTGAGCGATCCAGATTATTGGCCTGCAATGTCTCATCCACTATGTGGGCAAGCTCAGTCACTGCCACTTTAAAGACTTCATTTCCTGCCATCGTCACGTAGGCAGGTTGATCTTGCTGTTGGCGATCTTGATACGGCAATGCGAGCAATTCGCCATAACGACCATCAGCATGCAGATGGGTCGAAATAATGCCCTGTTGTTCAGATGCGCCCAAGACGACAGCGCCAGCGCCATCACCAAACAGAATAATTGTGCCACGGTCTTCTGGATTCAGTGCGCGTGATAATACGTCTGAACCGATAACGATGGCATGCTTGACCGCACCACTTTTGACATACTGATCCGCAACGCTCAATGCGTAGGTGAAACCTGCACAGGCCGCAGCCAAATCGAACGAAGCGGCATCTTTGATGCCCAGCATTTGCTGTACCTGACAGGCCGAGCTTGGGAAAGCATGACTTGAGGAGGTTGTCGCGACGATGATCAGCCCGATGTCGTTTTTATCGATACCAGCCATTTCCAGCGCTTTTTCAGCTGCGTGGAAACCCATGGTCGCGACTGTTTCATCGAGCCCAGCAATACGCCGCTCACGAATACCTGTCCGAGTAACAATCCACTCGTCCGACGTATCCACCATTTTTTCTAAATCAGCATTACTGCGCACTTGTACGGGCAGATAACTCCCCGTACCGAGAATCTTAGTATACATGTACGATCAGTCACTCTTGGGTAATACCGCTTCAAGGCGCGCGGCAATCCGTTGAGGAACTTGCCGCTGCACCGCCTGCACAGCCTGTTCGATGGCAACGGCAAATGCGCGTTGATTCGCCGCACCGTGGCTCTTAATTACGATACCCCGTAATCCTAACAGACATGCACCATTATACTGGTCGGGGTTCAAATGACCGAACCGCTTTGCCACACGTTTTTGCAGCCAACGCCCAATGAGTTTAAGCCACCAGGATTGTTTACCGCTTTCGCCCGATGACTTGAGCAGTGACAAGAACATTCTTATCACACCTTCCATGGTCTTTAGAGTGACGTTACCCACGAAGCCGTCACAAACCATTACATCAGTCTTTCCAGTCAGCAAATCATTGCCTTCCAGATAGCCAATATAATTGATTGCCGGTGTATTTTTTAATACTGCGGCGGCTTCGCGGATATTATCTAGCCCCTTAGTTTCCTCTTCGCCGATATTAAGCAAAGCAACACGTGGGTTCGTTATTCCAACAACTTCTTCTGCCATCACCGATCCCATGACAGCAAATTGCACCAACATTGTACTATCACATTCAACGTTAGCGCCTAAATCTAGTACCACTGTCTTACTACGCTGTTGGTTAGGAATGACGGTCATTAACGCCGGACGCTCTATTCCGTCCAGTGGCGTAAGCATCATCTTCGCCAACCCCATCAATACCCCTGTATTCCCTGCACTAACACAAGCTTGGGCATCACCGTTTTTGACAAGCTCCAATGCGACACGCATAGAAGTCCCGCGGCTGGCACGAATGGCTTGTGAGAGTTTAGCATCGCTGGCAATAACATGCTCAGCAGGAATTACTTGTAACCTCTCCAGCAACAAAGGAGTGGCATTGACAAGTAACGGATTGAGAGTGTCGGGATTCCCGACCAGCAAGAGTTTTAGCTGTGGATTAGAGGCCAGTGCCTGCAATGAAGCAGGCACTGTGACGCAGGGACCGAAGTCCCCACCCATTGCATCTAACGCCAGGGTTAGACAAGTCAAGGTATCGCCTTGCTAAAGATTAGCAAGTACTACTTAGCCGATAACCTTGCGGCCACGGTAGAAACCGTCGGCTGTGATATGGTGACGCAGGTGAGTTTCACCGGAAGTTTTGTCCACAGACAGAGTGGCAGTGGTCAGCGCATCGTGTGAACGGCGCATGCCACGTTTGGAACGAGTTGGTTTGTTCTGTTGTACGGCCATTGACCTTACTCCTTAATTACTTTTCTTTAAACTGGCTAATACGGCAAATGGATTAGGTTTCTCCACCTCTGCAGGCAGTTTACCAAATACCATGTCCGCCTCGGACACTTCACAGTGTTCAGAATCATGTACCGGAACGACAGGCAGTGAAAGAATAATTTCGTCTTCAATCATTGCCAGCAGATCGACTTCGCCAAACTCGTCGACTTCAATCGGCTCGTACGCTTCCGGTAATGCTTCAGCCTGCTCATCATTGACGATCGGGCTAAAACAATACGTTGTATGAACATGGTGTGCAAACGTGTTATTACAGCGCTGGCACATCAATGTGACATCGACATCCGCATGACCTGTAATAACCGCCAGGCGCTGATTATCGATATTAAACGATAATGAGGCCACGACATCGCTGTCCACACTTACCACTGAATCGGCTACTCGTGTAACCTGCTCAGGCGAATAGATACCTGCGTAGTCTAAACGTTTCTGAGCGGTACGAACCGCATCAATGGTCAGGGGTAATTTTACCTTTTGCATAGGGCGCGCATATTAACTTTGTAACGACATAGAGTCAAAGAAAAAGGCCGTTTTACCGCACCTTTCACCAATATTCGCTTCCGAAGCGGCAGACAGTTTAAGATGCCTGATTAAATTTCGCCACGGTTTATGGAAAATATTATGCCGCAACTTGTTCTAGCCTCAACGTCTTCTTATCGTCGCGCCCTGCTCGAAAAACTGCAATTGCCCTTTATTAGCGCAGCACCAAAGGCCGATGAAACACCCTTGCGGGGGGAATTGGCTGATGCGCTAGTGCAGCGGTTGGCACTTGCCAAAGCCCAAGCACTGGCTGACGCTTATCCACAACATGTGATTATTGGTTCAGATCAAGTATGTGTAATTAACGGTCAAATCGTCGGAAAACCCCATAACCATGCAAATGCGCTAAAACAATTACAGCAAGCCAGTGGGCAATGTGTGACCTTTTATACTGGGTTGGCGCTGGTCAATACCGCCACAGGTCACATCAATTGTGTTTGCGAAACGTTTGATGTTTATTTTCGGACCTTAAGCGAAGCCGAAATAAATGGCTATTTAATGAGAGAGCAGCCGTGGAATTGTGCTGGTAGTTTTAAAAGTGAAGGGTTGGGTATCACATTATTTGAACGGTTGTCTGGGCGTGACCCAAATACCCTGATCGGCCTGCCGCTCATTACCCTCACCCAAATGCTAATTGAGCAAGGGATAAATCCATTACTGTAGACAAATTTTTCTAACATCATTATTTAACAATAAATGTTTAATAATGATGTTAGAACATACGTTTTTGAAAAAAATGACGAATGGCAATTTTCTCATGCGCTCACATTAAGCTGCCGATTTTTTACGCAACACCTGCAAGCAATGGCGTAACTGATTATCGAGAGGAGCCTCAATACGCATTGTTTCACCGGTATTCGGATGCTCAAAACGTAGAGCCGCAGCATGCAAGAATAAGCGATGCAGACCGGTTCCCTGCAATTGCTGATCAAACTCACGGTCACCGTAGCGATCATCAAAAGCAATTGGGTGCCCTGCATGCAACGCATGAACACGAATCTGATGAGTCCGACCTGTAATGGGACTAGCTTTAACCAGCGTCGCATGCTCGAAACGCTCTTCCACTTTGAACCGCGTTTCTGAAGGTTTACCTTCACTACTAACCTTCACCACACGCTCGCCACTTTGCATAATATTCTTCAGCAGAGGTGCTTGTACCGCTTTGCAGTGAGACTGCCACTGACCACGCACTAGCGCTAAATAGTCCTTCTGCATTCCTTTTAAACGCAACTGTTCATGCAACGAGCGCAACGCAGAGCGTTTTTTAGCGACCAACAAGACACCGGAAGTATCGCGGTCGAGGCGGTGGACTAGCTCCAGAAAACGCGCTTCAGGGCGCAATGCACGTAATGCCTCAATCACGCCGAAACTCAAACCACTGCCACCGTGTACTGCTGTGCCTGAAGGCTTATTCAGCACTAAGAGGTAATCATCCTCAAATAAAATGCAATCGGCCAGTGCCGCCACTTTATCAAGCTTCGCAGAGACTTGGACCTCTTCGCGCTCTGCAACACGCACCGGAGGAACACGCACCACGTCACCGTCAGCCAGTTTATATTCTGGCTTAATGCGGCCCTTATTCACGCGAACCTCACCTTTACGCACGATACGGTAGATCATACTTTTTGGCACACCCTTCAATTTGGTGAGCAAAAAGTTATCTATCCGCTGGCCCGCTTCATCGGCAGAAATGGTGATTAATTGTACTGCTGGATTATTCGTTTTCATGGTGCGCGATTCTAAATACACCGAGGAATTAGCGCCACCCCTTTTTATGTGCTTAACTGTCATTCTGGCTAATTAGAGATATCGTTTGCGTACATTTATTGTTTAATAAGACAACGATAGCCGCAAACACTGTGATAACAGTAAAAGAATCTTTATGTAGACAGGTAAAGTCATCTTGCTATATCAGTGTCAGCAATGGAATAATGTCACTAATTCTGCGTTGATTCTCGTTAGACCAAGAGACTTGTGGAATATAAAAATTTGCCTGATCACACAAAAACGCAGCAATGGCGTAAGACGTAATGTGAAATCAAGCAATTAGCGGGCTGCGGGTTGCAGCTTGGTCGGCAAGTGGGTAACGCTCTGTTGTCTTATATTCAGAAGCGACCCTATATATAAAAGTGCTGTTTTTCAGAGCGAAACACAGGCTTACCGAAATAATGCGCCCCTATGCAGGCGACAACCGTGAGGTTGACGGCTTTGCTAGAAGACTCGGGGTCATCGGTATACCCGACCATGAGGTTATTTTGCCCGCAGTTCTAACGCCAATGTAAAAATAACGAGTAAGTTAAGATGAAAAGAATGTTGATTAACGCAACTCAGCAAGAAGAGTTGCGTGTTGCCCTTGTAGATGGACAGCGGCTGTATGATTTGGATATTGAAAGTCCAGGCCATGAACAGAAAAAAGCGAATATTTACAAAGGTAAAATCACCCGAATCGAACCCAGTCTAGAAGCTGCTTTTGTTGATTATGGCGCTGAAAGACACGGTTTCCTTCCCCTAAAAGAAATTTCTCGCGAATATTTCCCTAGTAATTATTCCTCACATGGCCGCCCAAACATCAAAGATGTGTTGCGCGAAGGCCAAGAAGTTATTGTTCAAGTTGATAAAGAAGAGCGTGGCAATAAAGGTGCTGCACTCACCACTTTCATCAGCTTGGCTGGCAGTTATTTAGTTCTGATGCCAAACAACCCGCGTGCTGGTGGTATTTCTCGCCGCATCGAAGGTGACGACCGCACTGAATTGAAAGAAGCCCTATCCTCTCTACAACTGCCTGATGGTATGGGTCTGATTGTTCGTACTGCTGGTGTTGGTAAATCAGCTGACGCGCTGCAATGGGACTTATCATTCCGTCTAAAGCACTGGGATGCAATTAAAAAAGCTGCTGAAGGTCGCCCCGCGCCCTTCTTGATCCATCAGGAAAGTAACGTGATTGTCCGTGCTTTCCGTGATTATCTGCGTCCAGATATCGGTGAAATTCTTATCGACAACCCGAAAGTGCTCGAGTTGGCAAAAGAACATATCGCCGCATTAGGTCGCCCTGATTTCAGCAGCAAAATTAAGCTCTACAGTGGTGAGATCCCTCTGTTTAGCCATTATCAAATTGAGTCGCAGATTGAATCGGCATTCCAACGTGAAGTACGTTTGCCATCCGGCGGTTCTATTGTTATCGATACCACCGAAGCTTTGACCGCGATTGATATTAACTCCGCACGAGCAACCCGTGGCGGTGATATCGAAGAAACAGCCTTCAATACCAACCTTGAAGCCGCTGATGAAATTGCTCGTCAGTTGCGTTTACGTGACTTGGGTGGCCTGATTGTTATCGACTTTATCGATATGACTCCTGTGCGTCATCAGCGTGAAGTTGAAAACCGTTTACGCGATGCTGTTCGTCAAGACCGCGCGCGTATTCAGATTGGCCGCATTTCCCGTTTCGGTTTACTGGAAATGTCCCGCCAGCGCCTCAGCCCATCGCTGGGTGAGTCAAGCCATCACGTTTGCCCACGCTGTAGCGGCACGGGTACTGTTCGTGATAACGAATCACTGTCCCTCTCTATTCTGCGTCTGATTGAAGAAGAAGCGCTGAAAGAAAACACCCATGAAGTTCATGCCATCGTGCCGGTACAAATTGCATCGTACCTGCTAAACGAAAAGCGTGAATCCGTTAACGCCATTGAAAAACGCCAAGGTGGTGTGCGTGCAGTGATCGTACCAAACGATCAGATGCAAACCCCACACTATTCTGTTCTTCGGGTGCGTAAAGGTGAGGAAGTTCCTTCCCTGAGCTATTTGCTGCCACAACTGCATGAAGCAGAAATGGCGCAGCCGCAGGAAGAAACTACGATTGAACGTAAGCGCCCAGAACAACCTGCGCTGGCGACCTTCTCTCTGCCGACTGAAGTGCCACCGGAGTCAACGCCGACAGCCGCCGCCACTAAACCTGCTGCGGTGCCACAAGCTGCCAGCTCAGCGACTGCTGAACAACCAGGCTTCTTTAGCCGTTTGCTCACCGGACTAAAGGGTATCTTTGGTGCATCACCTGAAGCCGAAGTTAAACCGGTTGAAGTTGAGAAGACCGAAGCAAGTGATAACCGTCGTAATGATCGCCGCAATCCACGTCGCCAAAACAATGGGCGTAAAGATCGTGGGGACCGCACACCACGTGAAGGTCGTGATAACGGCAACCGAGACAGCAATTCTCGCGACAATAACTCTCGCGATAACAGTTCTCGTGACCACAATGCCCGCGATAATAGTTCTCGTGACAGCAGCTCTCGTGACAACAACAGCCGTGACAATAGCAATCGCGAAGGTCGTGATGATCAGCGTCGTAATAACCGTCGCCCGGCTCAACAGGCAACGACATCGCAAGCATCAAATGACATCGTTGACAGCAATATCGAGCAACGTGACGATCAGCCGCAGCGTCGCGGTGACCGCCAGCGCCGTCGTCAGGATGACAAGCGTCAAGCTCAACAGGATGTCAAAGCTAATGTTTCTGCTGTCAATGTCGATGAAGCACAACCTGAGCAAGAAGAACGTCAGCAGGTCATGCAACGTCGTCAGCGTCGCCAGTTGAATCAGAAAGTTCGTATTCAATCTGCAAACGATGAGCTGAATAGTCAGGAAAATGCCTTACAGGTTGCCCCTGTTAGCACTCCTGTGGCTAATTTGCCTGTACCTGCTGCGCAGGAAGAAGTGAAGTTACTACCTCAAGTGAGTGTTGCTGCAGATGATGACGTAGCTAATGACCGTAATGGTAACAACGAAAATGGAATGCCACGTCGTTCCCGCCGCTCACCTCGTCACTTGCGTGTTAGTGGTCAGCGTCGTCGCCGTTATCGTGATGAGCGTTATCCAACACAATCTGCAATGCCTCTGGCTGGCGCTTTCGCTTCACCAGAAATGGCATCAGGTAAGGTGTGGGTACGTTATCCTGTCGCTCAGCCATTTGAACAAGCCGCCTTTGTAGAAAATCCGGTTGAAGAGCAGTTGCCAATCGCAATAGCTGCAACTGCGGTAGACGCTGCGACAGCAGACGTTGCAGCAGCAGACGTTGCAGCAGCAGAAGTTGTATCGGTAGAAGTTGCAGCGGTAGAAACAGCGGTAGTTGAAGCAGCCAAGGTCGAGGAAGAAGCGCCCCATGCTGAAACTGCGGTAAATGTCCCTACTGCAATCATAGCAGCGCCAATCGTTGAGGCAGTAACCACTGCAACTCCTGCTCCGCAGCATAGACAAGGTGGTTCTGCATCTTCAGCCGCAGCCGTTCCAGGCCGTGCACCGATTGTTGCCCCAGCAAGCATCGCTGAGCCGGTCGTAGAAACTGAAGCTATTGCAGCAGTTGAAGCTATCGAGGTGAATGAAACAGCGCCTGTTATTGAGGATGCTATCGCAGCAGAAGCCGTTATCGAAAACACCATCGTGCCAGATGCAGCAGTTGAAGAAAACCAACCGGAAAGCGTTGAGATTGTTGAAGCAACCTCTGTTGAAGTAACGGCTGCGGAAGCACCCGTTACCGAAGTGGCAGTTGAGGAAACGGTTGCCGATGAACCGGTTGTCGCTGAGTCAGTTATCAACGAAGAGCAGGTCGAAGAGCCTATCGAGGTTGAAGCTGATGTTACTGCTGAACAAATGGTAACTGAAGCGACTAATAGCACTGAACCTGTCGTGACTGCGGCTCCACAGCCAGTTATTGCTCATCCTGAGGGCGTACTATTCAAACATTATGCGTCAGCACCGATGACCAAAGCACCAGCACCTGATTATGCGCCAGAAGCGCAAACCAAAGGTTCTTGGGAACGTCCGGCCTTTGATTTCTCAGGAAAAGGATCTGCAGGTGGCCACGCGGCTGTGACTCAAGCAACAGCGCCAGCGACAAAACCGCAATCAGTCGAATAAATGCAATCGCATTAATCACTAGCATTAAAAAAACCCGCTTCGGCGGGTTTTTCTTGGGCGCGAATATCAGCTATCAGGCTATCTGTTTTACTTTCTTTATTTCAATACTTTCCAGCTTACCTTCTATCGATTTAACGAAGTCGCCGAAATGTTGAGTTTTATTATGTTTGTCTAATGCTTCATCAGACTCCCAACGCTCAAAGAAGACAAAAGAACCTTGTTGACCAGATTCAGCATGGAGATCATATTGCAGATTCCCCTGTTCCTCACGACTTGGTTCTATCACCTGAAGAACAGCCTCTTTGACTTCATTCACAAACTCAGGTTTAGCCACTAAGCTGGCAATGACACGGACTTCCATCGTATTTCTCCCATACAGTACATTCAATTCGTGTATTTTGCGGCTAATCAACCGCTCATTTTTGGGGTGTTTCTATCCATAGCCCGTCTATAAGATGCCCTTTTTGCATTATTTTCAACTCACCCTAAGCAAAGTTTTCAACTTACCCCTAACAATCAGATGCATCTTGTGCACTTTCCGCTTATTCTTACACCCCGCCGGAAACAGCACAAAAAACCGAAATCTCATCATGACTGCGGAGCCCGTTGAATGACTGCACAACCTCAAACCCTGAAAATTCGCCGCCCAGATGACTGGCATATTCACTTACGTGATGACGAAATGCTCAGTACCGTGCTGCCTTATACCTCCGAGGTGTTTGCCAGAGCGATTGTCATGCCGAATCTGGCCCCCCCTATTACTACCGTGGCCAGTGCTATTGCGTATCGGGATCGTATTCTGGCAGCCGTGCCAGCAGGGCATAAATTTACGCCGTTGATGACCTGTTACCTCACTGACTCACTTGATATCAATGAGCTGACCGCTGGCTATGAGCAAGGTGTGTTTACCGCAGCGAAACTGTATCCGGCTAATGCCACCACAAACTCGAATCATGGTGTATCTGATATCCCGGCGATATATCCCTTATTTGAGCAAATGCAAAAAATAGGCATGCCGCTGCTTATTCACGGCGAAGTCACCGATGCTGCAGTGGATATCTTTGATCGCGAAGCGCGTTTTATTGATCAAGTGATGGAACCGATACGCCGTCATTTCCCCGAGTTAAAAATTGTCTTTGAGCATATTACGACCAAAGATGCCGCCGACTATGTGCTGGCAGGCAATCGTTTCCTTGGTGCGACCATCACTCCACAGCATCTGATGTTTAACCGTAACCACATGCTGGTTGGCGGGATTCGTCCTCACCTGTTCTGTCTGCCAATACTGAAACGTAGTACTCATCAGGAAGCACTGCGCCAAGTTGTCGCCAGTGGCTCTGATAGATTCTTCCTAGGCACTGACTCTGCACCTCATGCCAAACACCGCAAAGAGTCATCCTGTGGCTGTGCTGGTGTGTTCAACGCACCATCAGCACTGCCTGCTTATGCGACTGTGTTTGAGGAACTAAATGCGCTACAACATTTAGAGGCATTCTGCTCATTAAATGGCCCGCGTTTCTATGGCCTGCCAGTAAACGAGGATTATGTTGAGTTGGTACGCACCCCATTCCAACAACCAGAAGAGATCTCGTTAGGGAATGAATCTATCGTTCCTTATCTCGCAGGTCAGACGATCAACTGGTCAGTTAAAAGCTGAGGCCCATTAACGGGCTTTCTACTGCCTTGAAGATTTTTGGATCAGTCACTTGCAACTCGAATATTCATACTGTATAAATAACCAGTATGAATATTCGGAGGGCCATATATGCGTGTTGAAGTGAGCATTGATAAGAAAAATCAGTTACCCGCAGGTGCTATCGAAGCGCTAACCAATGAATTAAGCAAACAACTGGAAACGAAATTCCCAGACACAACGACAACTGTGCAAGTCCGCTATGCCAGTGCAAATAATCTTTCTGTGTTAGGTGGGGCTAAAACTGACAAAGATCTGATCTCTGAAATATTACAAGAAATATGGGAAAGCGCTGACGACTGGTTTGACGCAAACTAACCCACAAGAATGCTGTTTTTTGCCGGGGAGTCGCTCCTCGGCTTTTTTATACTCATTTCTCTGCCATATATTTATTTCATTTCGTCTCCCACCCTCTCGCTTAATTAATCATCATAAAAAAAATAATTTGTAAAGATTCGTGGATAATCACCAAATTGATTAGCTGTTGCGTATACTAAAAAAGCTCACTTGATAATGAGCCGCATTGATCCTCGTTAGTCACTCCAGTCAGTAACTACTATATAAGGGGTCTTTATGGACAGAAATGATGAAGTTATTCAGACTCACCCGCTTGTAGGTTGGGATATCAGCACGGTAGATGCATACGACGCGATGATGATACGTCTTCATTACCTGTCTTCTATGGATCAACTGCCAGAAAATGCACTTGTTGATAGAACGCTTTGGTTGACCACTGATGTTGCTCGCCAATTAATCAATATTTTAGAAGCAGGCATCGCTAAAATTGAGTCATCAGAATATCAAGTTCTTGATCACCGTAAGCATTAATTTTTGTCCATTCGCTTATTTTTCAATACTCGCAAAAACAGGCACCAGTGAATATCACTTGGTGCCTTTTTATTAATCACTTCCATCGCTATAGCGTTCACATCTCTTTTTCTCCTCTCACTCCCGTGCTATTACTATCGTCCTAATTTTTAATGTTTCTGTCGCCCTGTTAAATGCATAGTGCAGACAATGGCCACGATAATGACGCGTAACCGTGACAAAATAGATTGAATGAGACAGAAGCGAAATTCTTAAGGGTACAGAATATGGATTATGATTTGATTGTCATTGGTAGTGGCTCGGTGGGCTCTGCCGCAGGTTATTACGCGACACAGGCCGGCTTAAAAGTACTGATGATTGACAGTGCAATGCCCCCTCACCAAGCCGGTAGCCACCACGGAGACACACGAATCATTCGCCATGCGTATGGTGAAGGCGAGAAATATGTCCCTTTAGTCTTACGTGCACAGGCGCTTTGGAATCAACTATCAGCTCAAACCGGCGAGTCGTTATTTCAGGCTTGCGGCGTGCTTAATTTGGGGCCTGATAACTCCACTTTCCTGCAAAATGCGCAGCTCAGCGCGCGGCAGTATAATTTGCCCGTCGAGTTGTTAACGGCAGAACAGGTCCGTCAAAAATGGCCGGTATTTACCATACCCGATAATTACGTCGGCGTATTTGAGCCACAAGCAGGTTTCCTACGCTCTGAGCTTGCGATAAAAACACTGATTAAGGCCGTCACTGAGGCAGGTTGTGGCATTTTATTCAATTGCCCTGTTACCGCGATTGACCCGACAAATGAAGGGATTGATGTGGTGACCATTGATGGCACTTATAGCGCCAAAAAGGTTGTCGTCACTGCCGGAACTTGGGTCAAAGAGCTGCTACCAACATTACCGGTGACAACAATACGCAAAGTCTTTTCTTGGCATCATGCTGATGGTCGCTACAGCGAGGGGAATCATTTCCCAGCATTTACTGTCGAAACACCAGATAACATTCATTACTATGGTTTCCCCTCACATAATGATGAACTAAAACTCGGTAAGCATAACGGAGGACAGCCTATCGAATCTGCCGCACAGCGTAAACCTTTTGGCCGCTATGCCGAAGATGGCACGGAAGTTTTTGATTTTTTGCGCAGTTACTTACCCGGTGTAGGCGTATGTCTACATGGTGCAGCGTGCAGTTATGACATGAGCCCAGATGAAGACTTCATTATTGATACA
The window above is part of the Yersinia massiliensis genome. Proteins encoded here:
- the bssS gene encoding biofilm formation regulator BssS, giving the protein MDRNDEVIQTHPLVGWDISTVDAYDAMMIRLHYLSSMDQLPENALVDRTLWLTTDVARQLINILEAGIAKIESSEYQVLDHRKH
- the solA gene encoding N-methyl-L-tryptophan oxidase, with product MDYDLIVIGSGSVGSAAGYYATQAGLKVLMIDSAMPPHQAGSHHGDTRIIRHAYGEGEKYVPLVLRAQALWNQLSAQTGESLFQACGVLNLGPDNSTFLQNAQLSARQYNLPVELLTAEQVRQKWPVFTIPDNYVGVFEPQAGFLRSELAIKTLIKAVTEAGCGILFNCPVTAIDPTNEGIDVVTIDGTYSAKKVVVTAGTWVKELLPTLPVTTIRKVFSWHHADGRYSEGNHFPAFTVETPDNIHYYGFPSHNDELKLGKHNGGQPIESAAQRKPFGRYAEDGTEVFDFLRSYLPGVGVCLHGAACSYDMSPDEDFIIDTLPDNKDILVVTGLSGHGFKFATALGEVAALFAQNKQSPIDISAFSLSRFEKN